One Pantanalinema sp. genomic window carries:
- the metK gene encoding methionine adenosyltransferase, with translation MTQRRRLFTSESVTEGHPDKICDQISDTVLDAILSQDPLGRVACETTVTTGLVLVSGEITTTANLDIPALVRKTVADIGYTRAKYGFDAETCGVLVALGKQSPDIAQAVDRAWEVRGGLSDAEVDAKIDAIGAGDQGLMFGFACNETPELMPLPISLAHRLARRLTEVRKEGILPYLRPDGKTQVTVEYEGHTPVRVDTILISTQHAPEVSQEQIERDLIAHVIKPMVEEGLLKDTRFLINPSGRFVVGGPMGDAGLTGRKIIVDTYGGYARHGGGAFSGKDPTKVDRSAAYAARYVAKNIVAAGLADRCEVQVSYAIGVARPTSVMVDCQGTNRIPEDRIEALVQKHFDLRPAGIIRALDLRRPIYRQTAAYGHFGRVDLDLPWEKTDKAAILAEALDQGRVLA, from the coding sequence ATGACTCAGCGCCGGCGCCTGTTCACCTCCGAGTCGGTGACCGAAGGCCATCCCGATAAAATCTGCGACCAGATCTCCGACACCGTGCTCGACGCGATCCTGTCGCAGGATCCCCTCGGCCGCGTGGCCTGCGAGACGACGGTCACCACGGGCCTGGTTCTGGTCTCAGGCGAGATCACCACCACCGCCAACCTGGACATCCCGGCCCTGGTTCGCAAGACCGTCGCCGACATCGGCTACACCCGCGCCAAGTACGGCTTCGACGCCGAGACCTGCGGCGTGCTGGTGGCGCTCGGCAAGCAGTCCCCCGACATCGCCCAGGCCGTCGATCGCGCCTGGGAGGTCCGCGGCGGCCTGTCGGACGCCGAGGTGGACGCCAAGATCGACGCCATCGGCGCGGGCGACCAGGGCCTCATGTTCGGCTTCGCCTGCAACGAGACCCCCGAGCTGATGCCCCTGCCGATCAGCCTGGCGCACCGGCTGGCGCGGCGCCTGACGGAAGTCCGCAAAGAGGGCATCCTGCCTTACCTGCGCCCCGACGGCAAGACCCAGGTGACCGTCGAGTACGAGGGCCACACCCCCGTGCGGGTGGACACCATCCTGATCTCGACCCAGCACGCCCCCGAGGTCTCCCAGGAGCAGATCGAGCGCGACCTGATCGCGCACGTCATCAAGCCGATGGTCGAGGAGGGGCTTCTAAAGGACACCCGCTTCCTCATCAACCCCTCGGGCCGCTTCGTGGTGGGTGGGCCCATGGGCGACGCGGGCCTCACCGGCCGCAAGATCATCGTCGACACCTACGGCGGCTACGCCCGCCACGGCGGCGGCGCCTTCTCGGGCAAGGATCCCACGAAGGTGGACCGCTCGGCCGCTTACGCCGCGCGCTACGTGGCCAAGAACATCGTGGCGGCGGGCCTCGCGGACCGCTGCGAGGTCCAGGTGTCCTACGCCATCGGCGTGGCGCGCCCCACCTCCGTCATGGTCGATTGCCAGGGCACCAACCGCATTCCCGAGGACCGGATCGAGGCGCTGGTGCAGAAGCACTTTGACCTGCGCCCGGCGGGCATCATCCGCGCCCTCGACCTGCGCCGGCCCATCTACCGGCAGACGGCGGCCTACGGCCACTTCGGCCGGGTCGATCTGGACCTGCCCTGGGAGAAGACCGACAAGGCCGCCATCCTGGCCGAGGCCCTCGACCAGGGGCGCGTGCTCGCCTAG
- a CDS encoding dipeptidase, with protein MPQTATALREHALALHRRCLIVDGHADTLDRVLTEGHSFTEASPDFQIDLPRLVASGVNAQVFSLWTPPEYHAERALHRALKMIAAFLDAQRDRPELRQITAVSDLAADRPGFIFSFEGADPLVDDLSMLEVFHRLGLRMIGLTWNHRNAFADGQKVGPRPSGLTELGRELVERMQELGIVLDLAHIAEPGFWDALECSEGPVVATHANAHALHAHPRNLRDDQIKALAERGGLVGVTFVPGFLTREKADLDHVLAHIDHIVRLVGDDHVALGSDFDGITAPPTRLSHVGLLPNLTEGMLARGYSEERIEKILGRNWLRVFAAVWK; from the coding sequence GTGCCGCAGACCGCCACCGCCCTGAGAGAACACGCCCTCGCACTCCACCGTCGCTGCCTGATCGTCGACGGCCACGCCGACACCCTGGACCGCGTCCTGACCGAGGGCCACTCCTTCACCGAGGCGTCGCCGGACTTCCAGATCGACCTGCCGCGCCTCGTGGCCTCGGGGGTCAACGCCCAGGTGTTCTCGCTGTGGACCCCGCCCGAGTACCACGCGGAGCGCGCCCTGCACCGCGCCCTCAAGATGATCGCGGCCTTCCTCGACGCGCAGCGCGATCGTCCCGAGCTGCGCCAGATCACCGCGGTCTCGGACCTCGCCGCTGACCGGCCGGGCTTCATCTTCTCCTTCGAGGGCGCGGATCCCCTGGTGGACGACCTCTCCATGCTGGAGGTCTTCCACCGGCTCGGCCTGCGCATGATCGGGCTGACGTGGAACCATCGCAACGCCTTCGCCGACGGCCAGAAGGTGGGGCCGCGCCCGTCGGGCCTCACCGAGCTCGGGCGCGAGCTGGTCGAGCGCATGCAGGAGCTGGGCATCGTCCTCGATCTGGCCCACATCGCCGAGCCCGGCTTCTGGGACGCCCTCGAATGCTCGGAGGGGCCGGTGGTCGCCACCCACGCCAACGCCCACGCCCTCCATGCCCACCCCCGCAACCTGCGCGACGACCAGATCAAGGCCCTCGCCGAGCGCGGCGGCCTGGTGGGCGTCACCTTCGTGCCCGGCTTCCTGACGCGCGAGAAGGCCGATCTCGACCACGTGCTCGCGCACATCGACCACATCGTACGCCTGGTCGGCGACGACCACGTGGCGCTCGGCTCCGACTTCGACGGCATCACCGCCCCTCCGACCCGCCTCTCGCACGTGGGGCTTTTGCCCAACCTGACCGAGGGCATGCTCGCGCGCGGCTACTCCGAGGAGCGCATCGAGAAGATCCTCGGGCGCAACTGGCTGCGCGTCTTCGCGGCGGTTTGGAAGTAG